One region of Macadamia integrifolia cultivar HAES 741 chromosome 11, SCU_Mint_v3, whole genome shotgun sequence genomic DNA includes:
- the LOC122094079 gene encoding protein ULTRAPETALA 1-like, with the protein MENADGRDVVVMFSDEELDEISGLKRGGDYIEVTCGCTSHRYGDAVGRLRVFVGGDLEISCECIPGCQEDKLTPAAFEKHSGRETARKWKSNVWVIVKGEKVPLSKTVLLKYHNQASKVAKSSHKSHNGRPCHRDEFVRCSRCNKERRFRLRTKEECRIHHDALADLNWKCADLPYDKITCDDEEERASRKVYRGCSRSPTCKGCTSCVCFGCDICRFSDCNCQTCIDFTRNAET; encoded by the exons ATGGAGAACGCTGATGGAAGAGATGTTGTTGTCATGTTTAGCGACGAAGAGTTGGATGAGATAAGTGGGTTGAAGAGAGGAGGTGATTATATTGAGGTAACTTGTGGATGTACGAGTCATAGGTATGGGGATGCCGTAGGGAGGCTTAGGGTTTTCGTTGGAGGCGATCTCGAGATCAGCTGTGAATGCATTCCGGGTTGTCAAGAAG ATAAGTTGACCCCAGCTGCTTTTGAGAAACACTCTGGACGAGAGACTGCTAGAAAATGGAAGAGCAATGTGTGGGTCATCGTCAAGGGGGAAAAGGTCCCCCTGTCAAAGACAGTGCTGCTAAAATATCACAACCAAGCATCAAAAGTTGCAAAGAGTTCTCACAAGTCTCACAATGGAAGACCTTGTCATCGGGATGAGTTTGTTCGCTGTTCAAGGTGTAATAAAGAGCGCAGGTTTCGGCTCCGGACAAAAGAGGAATGCCGGATTCACCATGATGCTTTGGCTGATCTTAACTGGAAATGTGCTGACCTGCCATATGACAA AATAACCTGTGATGATGAGGAAGAGCGTGCAAGCCGTAAGGTGTACAGGGGTTGCTCTCGTTCTCCTACTTGCAAGGGGTGCACCTCTTGCGTGTGCTTTGGCTGTGACATCTGTCGATTCTCTGATTGCAACTGTCAGACCTGCATTGATTTCACTCGGAATGCTGAAACTTAG